The proteins below come from a single Rosa rugosa chromosome 2, drRosRugo1.1, whole genome shotgun sequence genomic window:
- the LOC133731832 gene encoding dof zinc finger protein DOF3.6-like isoform X1 — protein MVFSSIPVYLDPPNWHQQPNHPLGSGSTENHPQLPPLPPRQFGTHVGGGGGTDGSGGSGTGSIRPNSMADRARLAKMPQPETALKCPRCESTNTKFCYFNNYSLSQPRHFCKTCRRYWTRGGALRNVPVGGGCRRNKKSKTSSSSRSKSPVSASSTENQQMRQTGSNPTGLISHLSQPQTQSLPFLESIQNLSRYGGAGNMALNSFNEIHQAQAQSTDHMGFQIGAGNNLMNLSGGLGMDQWRNLQQIPFLGSTGFDLSSTTGLYPFQNTTEGVDQDSQLRTTNSRVTTHQVPPVKVEDHNHGVSLTRPFLGISGNNNNNNDNNNQFWGGNAWTDISGTLNSSSTSHLL, from the exons ATGGTTTTCTCATCTATTCCAGTCTATTTAGATCCTCCCAATTGGCACCAG CAACCAAATCATCCCCTAGGAAGTGGAAGTACCGAAAATCATCCACAGCTTCCACCACTGCCTCCACGGCAGTTCGGCACTCATGTCGGCGGCGGTGGTGGTACTGATGGTAGTGGTGGAAGTGGTACGGGCTCCATCAGACCCAACTCCATGGCTGATCGAGCCCGGCTGGCCAAGATGCCACAACCAGAGACCGCACTCAAGTGTCCACGGTGCGAGTCCACCAACACCAAGTTCTGCTACTTCAACAACTACAGCCTCTCTCAGCCTCGCCACTTCTGCAAGACGTGCCGCCGTTACTGGACAAGAGGGGGTGCCCTTCGAAATGTTCCGGTGGGAGGAGGGTGCCGAAGAAACAAGAAGAGCAAAACCAGCAGCAGCAGCCGCTCCAAGTCTCCAGTATCAGCCAGTTCCACTGAGAATCAGCAGATGAGGCAAACAGGTTCTAACCCGACCGGTTTGATTAGTCATTTGTCGCAACCACAGACTCAGTCACTTCCTTTCCTGGAGTCGATACAGAATCTTAGTCGTTACGGTGGTGCTGGGAACATGGCATTAAACAGCTTCAATGAGATCCATCAAGCTCAAGCTCAGAGTACTGATCACATGGGATTTCAGATAGGAGCTGGGAATAATTTGATGAACTTATCTGGTGGGTTGGGAATGGATCAGTGGCGTAATTTGCAGCAAATTCCTTTCTTGGGTAGTACTGGCTTTGACTTATCATCAACAACAGGTTTATACCCATTTCAAAATACTACTGAAGGAGTTGATCAAGACAGTCAGCTAAGGACTACTAATTCTAGGGTTACCACTCATCAGGTGCCTCCTGTAAAAGTTGAAGATCACAACCATGGGGTGAGTTTGACTAGACCCTTTTTGGGTATTTCAGGGAATAACAATAACAACAACGACAACAACAATCAGTTCTGGGGCGGAAATGCGTGGACGGATATATCAGGTACTCTCAACTCGTCTTCCACAAGCCATCTCTTATAA
- the LOC133731832 gene encoding dof zinc finger protein DOF3.6-like isoform X2, translating to MADRARLAKMPQPETALKCPRCESTNTKFCYFNNYSLSQPRHFCKTCRRYWTRGGALRNVPVGGGCRRNKKSKTSSSSRSKSPVSASSTENQQMRQTGSNPTGLISHLSQPQTQSLPFLESIQNLSRYGGAGNMALNSFNEIHQAQAQSTDHMGFQIGAGNNLMNLSGGLGMDQWRNLQQIPFLGSTGFDLSSTTGLYPFQNTTEGVDQDSQLRTTNSRVTTHQVPPVKVEDHNHGVSLTRPFLGISGNNNNNNDNNNQFWGGNAWTDISGTLNSSSTSHLL from the coding sequence ATGGCTGATCGAGCCCGGCTGGCCAAGATGCCACAACCAGAGACCGCACTCAAGTGTCCACGGTGCGAGTCCACCAACACCAAGTTCTGCTACTTCAACAACTACAGCCTCTCTCAGCCTCGCCACTTCTGCAAGACGTGCCGCCGTTACTGGACAAGAGGGGGTGCCCTTCGAAATGTTCCGGTGGGAGGAGGGTGCCGAAGAAACAAGAAGAGCAAAACCAGCAGCAGCAGCCGCTCCAAGTCTCCAGTATCAGCCAGTTCCACTGAGAATCAGCAGATGAGGCAAACAGGTTCTAACCCGACCGGTTTGATTAGTCATTTGTCGCAACCACAGACTCAGTCACTTCCTTTCCTGGAGTCGATACAGAATCTTAGTCGTTACGGTGGTGCTGGGAACATGGCATTAAACAGCTTCAATGAGATCCATCAAGCTCAAGCTCAGAGTACTGATCACATGGGATTTCAGATAGGAGCTGGGAATAATTTGATGAACTTATCTGGTGGGTTGGGAATGGATCAGTGGCGTAATTTGCAGCAAATTCCTTTCTTGGGTAGTACTGGCTTTGACTTATCATCAACAACAGGTTTATACCCATTTCAAAATACTACTGAAGGAGTTGATCAAGACAGTCAGCTAAGGACTACTAATTCTAGGGTTACCACTCATCAGGTGCCTCCTGTAAAAGTTGAAGATCACAACCATGGGGTGAGTTTGACTAGACCCTTTTTGGGTATTTCAGGGAATAACAATAACAACAACGACAACAACAATCAGTTCTGGGGCGGAAATGCGTGGACGGATATATCAGGTACTCTCAACTCGTCTTCCACAAGCCATCTCTTATAA